In a single window of the Salvelinus alpinus chromosome 15, SLU_Salpinus.1, whole genome shotgun sequence genome:
- the LOC139540028 gene encoding doublecortin domain-containing protein 1-like isoform X2: MKSRAKESTPQEESADHDRDHLNSLTLQQRGRSITQAHRQQFKISKGQMDSSSVGQPSAGIVCFHDYNPPQETPAPLLTGCSVVLQKYKPYSYGAANQKWGWFADLTVLSAFYTSSLDQEVTAANQASVCTACVSPEPLHQQGFSFTRSGVSGSRVKVCPSCSTGLRGRGVLQKLPPGSSSLCCMASHNHQLSPTGHFRILKVHQTELSESAADVTLQRLDECLGVTEDGGCGAAGADAVPRGVQRSPDQAEREAPGHTGMGRGASRRAS, from the exons ATGAAGAGCAGAGCCAAAGAGTcaacgccccaggaggagagtgCTGATCATGATCGTGATCACCTCAACAGTCTCAC GTTGCAGCAGCGTGGTAGGAGCATCACACAGGCCCACAGACAGCAGTTCAAGATCAGTAAGGGCCAGATG GACTCTTCCTCTGTTGGCCAACCCTCAGCTGGTATTGTCTGTTTCCATGACTACAATCCCCCCCAGGAgactcctgctcctctcctcacagGCTGCTCTGTAGTCCTACAG AAATACAAGCCCTATAGTTACGGAGCAGCCAACCAGAAGTGGGGCTGGTTTGCAGATCTTACGGTTCTGAGTGCATTCTACACCTCATCTCTGGACCAGGAAGTGACTGCAGCCAATCAGGCCTCAGTGTGTACCGCCTGTGTGTCCCCAGAACCACTGCACCAGCAG GGTTTCTCCTTCACCAGGTCGGGTGTGAGTGGGAGCAGAGTGAAGGTGTGTCCTAGCTGTTCCACTgggctgagagggagaggagttcTCCAGAAGCTTCCTCCAGGATCCTCCTCCCTCTGCTGTATGGCCAGTCACAACCACCAGCTCAGCCCAACTGGACACTTCAGGATCCTAAAGGTCCACCAG ACGGAGCTCAGTGAGTCTGCGGCAGACGTCACTCTGCAGCGTCTAGACGAGTGTCTGGGAGTCACTGAGGACGGAGGCTGCGGTGCTGCAGGAGCAGACGCCGTCCCCAGAGGTGTGCAGCGCAGCCCGGACCAAGCCGAGCGTGAAGCTCCTGGCCACACAGGAATGGGCAGGGGGGCCTCGAGGAGGGCCAGCTGA
- the LOC139540028 gene encoding doublecortin domain-containing protein 1-like isoform X1, translated as MYPTFKYPWQGNHEEDVIQNVVENGCSNTDQPAKNRLQQRGRSITQAHRQQFKISKGQMDSSSVGQPSAGIVCFHDYNPPQETPAPLLTGCSVVLQKYKPYSYGAANQKWGWFADLTVLSAFYTSSLDQEVTAANQASVCTACVSPEPLHQQGFSFTRSGVSGSRVKVCPSCSTGLRGRGVLQKLPPGSSSLCCMASHNHQLSPTGHFRILKVHQTELSESAADVTLQRLDECLGVTEDGGCGAAGADAVPRGVQRSPDQAEREAPGHTGMGRGASRRAS; from the exons ATGTACCCTACTTTCAAATACCCTTGGCAAGGGAACCACGAGGAAGATGTCATACAAAATGTTGTGGAAAATGGCTGCAGTAATACTGACCAACCTGCTAAGAACAG GTTGCAGCAGCGTGGTAGGAGCATCACACAGGCCCACAGACAGCAGTTCAAGATCAGTAAGGGCCAGATG GACTCTTCCTCTGTTGGCCAACCCTCAGCTGGTATTGTCTGTTTCCATGACTACAATCCCCCCCAGGAgactcctgctcctctcctcacagGCTGCTCTGTAGTCCTACAG AAATACAAGCCCTATAGTTACGGAGCAGCCAACCAGAAGTGGGGCTGGTTTGCAGATCTTACGGTTCTGAGTGCATTCTACACCTCATCTCTGGACCAGGAAGTGACTGCAGCCAATCAGGCCTCAGTGTGTACCGCCTGTGTGTCCCCAGAACCACTGCACCAGCAG GGTTTCTCCTTCACCAGGTCGGGTGTGAGTGGGAGCAGAGTGAAGGTGTGTCCTAGCTGTTCCACTgggctgagagggagaggagttcTCCAGAAGCTTCCTCCAGGATCCTCCTCCCTCTGCTGTATGGCCAGTCACAACCACCAGCTCAGCCCAACTGGACACTTCAGGATCCTAAAGGTCCACCAG ACGGAGCTCAGTGAGTCTGCGGCAGACGTCACTCTGCAGCGTCTAGACGAGTGTCTGGGAGTCACTGAGGACGGAGGCTGCGGTGCTGCAGGAGCAGACGCCGTCCCCAGAGGTGTGCAGCGCAGCCCGGACCAAGCCGAGCGTGAAGCTCCTGGCCACACAGGAATGGGCAGGGGGGCCTCGAGGAGGGCCAGCTGA